A window of Tautonia plasticadhaerens contains these coding sequences:
- a CDS encoding exo-alpha-sialidase: MMSVLRVAGAVGLSLGAVLPGGADGAGGPAVLRHVVVYGEAGRFAGWPANHGMWTWGDEVLVGFSRGTYKDLGPYHHIDREQPEEHLLARSLDGGLSWTVEEPRPPGVLAGSAGMRHGTMPPGVAEAVPVPLDEPIDFAHPDFAMTLRMEGKDRGTSWFAYSYDRGRTWRGPFRFPPLGLPGVMARTDYLVDGPRDCIAVLTAAKADRLEGRPFAARTTDGGLSWEFLSFIGPEPDRGYAIMPSTVRVGPTDLVTTVRLRDPDRAWIDCYASRDDGRSWEFRSTPAPEIGTGNPPSLVRLPDGRLALVYGHRDEPFGILARLSDDDGRTWSGPIVLRDDGGGTDLGYPRSVVRPDGSVLSVYYYNDRSGPDRYLAATIWDPGDR, translated from the coding sequence ATGATGTCGGTGCTGAGGGTCGCGGGGGCCGTCGGGCTGTCCCTGGGGGCGGTCTTGCCGGGGGGGGCCGACGGGGCGGGGGGGCCGGCGGTGCTCCGGCACGTGGTCGTCTACGGCGAGGCCGGGCGGTTCGCCGGCTGGCCGGCCAACCACGGGATGTGGACCTGGGGGGACGAGGTGCTCGTCGGCTTCAGCCGGGGGACCTACAAGGACCTCGGCCCGTATCACCACATCGACCGCGAGCAGCCCGAGGAGCACCTGCTCGCCCGGAGCCTCGACGGCGGCCTGTCCTGGACGGTCGAGGAGCCGAGGCCGCCGGGGGTGCTGGCCGGCTCGGCCGGGATGAGGCACGGCACCATGCCTCCGGGCGTCGCCGAGGCGGTGCCCGTCCCCCTGGACGAGCCGATCGACTTCGCCCACCCCGACTTCGCCATGACCCTCCGCATGGAGGGTAAGGACCGGGGCACCTCCTGGTTCGCGTATTCCTACGACCGGGGACGGACCTGGCGAGGCCCCTTCCGATTCCCCCCGCTCGGTCTGCCCGGCGTGATGGCGAGGACGGACTACCTCGTCGACGGTCCCCGGGACTGCATCGCGGTGCTGACCGCCGCCAAGGCCGACCGCCTCGAAGGCCGGCCCTTCGCCGCCCGGACGACCGACGGGGGTTTGTCCTGGGAGTTCCTCTCCTTCATCGGCCCGGAGCCGGATCGAGGGTATGCGATCATGCCGTCCACGGTCCGGGTCGGGCCGACCGACCTGGTGACCACCGTCCGGCTGCGGGACCCCGATCGGGCCTGGATCGACTGCTACGCCTCCCGCGACGACGGCCGGTCCTGGGAGTTCCGGTCCACCCCCGCCCCGGAGATCGGCACCGGGAACCCGCCGAGCCTGGTCCGGCTGCCCGACGGGCGGCTCGCCCTGGTCTACGGCCACCGGGACGAGCCGTTCGGCATCCTCGCCCGCTTGAGCGACGACGACGGCCGGACCTGGTCCGGGCCGATCGTGCTCCGGGACGACGGCGGCGGCACCGACCTCGGCTATCCCCGCTCGGTGGTCCGGCCCGATGGCTCGGTCCTGTCGGTCTACTACTACAACGACCGGTCCGGCCCCGACCGCTATCTCGCGGCGACGATCTGGGACCCGGGGGATCGGTGA
- a CDS encoding DUF1501 domain-containing protein → MLRIDLGSAGSYCDRLSRRSFLQLGVAGMASVGLPRLLRAKQESASGGLPGNPTSVVLIWLDGGPSHMDLYDLKPEAPEQYRGLWKPIPTAVPGFEVSELFPLQAAHTDKFSIVRSLHHDTGDHFAGAHRILTTKDQGVSGANTTGKFPSLGSIAAREVGPRKPGVPAYASVPVASSVGLNPGYFGGNLLGMQYDPYQPGGDPNAPSYAVSDLNLLPGLSIDRLEDRRSLRQRLDDACRNREALSEAANVDRFTEQAFDFVTGPAAREAFDINREDPRLRDRYGRHSWGQSTLLARRLVEAGTTFVTVHLGGWDHHWDLKTGMEHYLPMVDSAVSALFEDLHQRGLLDTTLVMLCGEFSRTPRMNDGGNGGPPMSMGTPGRDHWGHAMFCLLGGGGLKGGQLVGSTDRLGMYPHDRPVTPSNLHATIYHVLGIDPNLQLLDQLGRPMPVLEDPEPIRELI, encoded by the coding sequence ATGCTGCGCATCGACCTCGGATCGGCGGGCTCATACTGCGACCGCCTGAGCCGCCGGAGCTTCCTGCAACTCGGGGTCGCGGGGATGGCGAGCGTCGGCCTCCCCCGATTGCTGCGGGCCAAACAGGAGTCGGCCTCGGGCGGCCTGCCGGGCAATCCGACCTCGGTGGTCCTCATCTGGCTCGACGGCGGCCCGAGCCACATGGACCTCTACGACCTCAAGCCCGAGGCCCCGGAGCAGTACCGCGGCCTCTGGAAACCGATCCCGACGGCCGTCCCCGGCTTTGAGGTCAGCGAGTTGTTCCCGCTCCAGGCGGCGCACACCGACAAGTTCTCGATCGTCCGTTCCCTGCACCACGACACCGGCGACCACTTCGCCGGCGCCCACCGCATCCTGACCACCAAGGACCAGGGCGTCTCCGGGGCGAACACCACGGGGAAATTCCCGTCGCTCGGCTCGATCGCCGCGCGGGAGGTCGGCCCCCGCAAGCCCGGGGTGCCGGCGTATGCCTCGGTGCCGGTGGCCAGCAGCGTCGGCCTGAATCCCGGCTACTTCGGCGGCAACCTGCTGGGCATGCAGTACGACCCGTATCAGCCCGGCGGCGACCCCAACGCGCCGAGCTACGCCGTCTCGGACCTGAACCTCCTGCCCGGCCTCTCGATCGACCGCCTGGAAGACCGCCGGTCCCTCCGGCAGCGGCTCGACGACGCCTGCCGCAACCGAGAGGCGCTCTCCGAGGCGGCCAACGTCGACCGCTTCACCGAGCAGGCCTTCGACTTCGTCACCGGCCCCGCCGCCCGGGAGGCGTTCGACATCAACCGGGAAGATCCCCGGCTCCGCGACCGCTACGGCCGCCACTCCTGGGGCCAGAGCACGCTGCTGGCCCGCCGGCTGGTCGAGGCGGGCACCACGTTCGTCACCGTCCACCTCGGCGGCTGGGACCACCACTGGGACCTCAAGACGGGCATGGAGCACTACCTGCCGATGGTGGATTCGGCCGTCTCCGCCCTCTTCGAGGATCTCCACCAGCGCGGCCTGCTCGACACCACGCTCGTCATGCTCTGCGGCGAATTCAGCCGCACCCCCAGGATGAACGACGGCGGCAACGGCGGGCCGCCGATGAGCATGGGCACCCCCGGCCGGGACCACTGGGGCCACGCCATGTTCTGCCTGCTCGGCGGCGGCGGCCTGAAGGGCGGCCAGCTCGTCGGCTCGACCGACCGCCTCGGCATGTACCCGCACGATCGCCCGGTCACGCCCTCGAACCTGCACGCGACGATCTACCACGTCCTCGGCATCGACCCCAACCTCCAGCTGCTCGACCAGCTCGGCCGGCCGATGCCCGTGCTGGAGGACCCGGAGCCGATCCGAGAGCTGATCTGA
- a CDS encoding rhomboid family intramembrane serine protease, producing MVMPLGDHQYHPTRITPWVNYGLIAANILAFLLQASRPESFTVSYAATPFEITRNVDLDEPVTLLVEVAVPDRFGIEQVVEQEEELPQGPVPFPVWLTLLSSIFMHGGLLHLGGNMLYLWIFGDNVEESLGHGRYLAAYLACGLVASLSHIAVAPDSMVPSLGASGAIAGVMGMYVVWFPKNRVLVLVVRVLTTMPASLVIGLWIVMQLALGMGDLSTAGEGGGVAYAAHIGGAAAGIFIGLAFRPRAERSGTGEHPLELGWASPRYRTPGRSR from the coding sequence ATGGTCATGCCCCTCGGCGACCACCAATACCACCCGACCCGGATCACCCCCTGGGTGAACTACGGGCTGATCGCCGCCAACATCCTCGCCTTCCTGCTCCAGGCGAGCCGCCCCGAGTCGTTCACCGTCTCCTACGCCGCCACCCCGTTCGAGATCACCCGCAACGTCGACCTCGACGAGCCGGTGACGCTGCTCGTCGAGGTCGCCGTGCCCGACCGGTTCGGGATCGAGCAGGTCGTCGAGCAGGAGGAGGAGCTCCCCCAGGGGCCGGTGCCGTTCCCGGTCTGGCTGACCCTGCTCAGCTCGATCTTCATGCACGGCGGCCTGCTGCACCTGGGCGGCAACATGCTCTATCTCTGGATCTTCGGGGACAACGTCGAGGAGTCCCTCGGCCACGGGCGGTACCTCGCGGCCTACCTGGCCTGTGGGCTGGTCGCGAGTCTCTCGCACATCGCCGTGGCGCCGGATTCGATGGTGCCGAGCCTCGGCGCCTCGGGGGCGATTGCCGGGGTGATGGGCATGTACGTCGTCTGGTTCCCGAAGAATCGGGTGCTCGTGCTGGTCGTCCGGGTCCTCACGACGATGCCGGCGTCGCTGGTCATCGGCCTCTGGATCGTGATGCAATTGGCCCTCGGCATGGGGGACCTCTCGACGGCCGGCGAGGGAGGCGGCGTGGCCTATGCCGCCCACATCGGCGGCGCGGCGGCGGGGATCTTCATCGGCCTCGCCTTCCGCCCCAGGGCCGAGCGGTCCGGCACCGGCGAGCACCCCCTCGAACTGGGCTGGGCCTCTCCGCGGTACCGCACGCCGGGCCGATCCCGCTGA
- a CDS encoding efflux RND transporter permease subunit has product MNPNEAIGRAEGNLVAACVQNKVKVTVGVLLVALFGGIALVTMPTQLTPEVQVPTISIETRWPGASPQEVERQIVQEQEDQLKSVEGVRKMSSESSDSMGSISLEFPVGTNMEEALLKVNTRLQQVPEYPIDADEPIVSTSSLADRPIAWFILGETPPPDEVIRAFAAEHPGLADAVAPALRTSHIGLKLRRLRLAAEEHPEIAGILDEPVDVPKLRRFAEDVIEARFERVAGVSNSNVMGGREVEMQVIVDPERLAARQLTIADVRDALRNQNVDTSGGDFWEGKRRYVVRTLGQFRSPEQVEAVIIARRDDRPVYVRDVGAVQIGYKKPDGMVRRYGTSVIAVNAQRETGANVLDVMAGLREATEELNSGPLKSRGLELMQVYDETDYIYSAIGLVQSNIVVGGLLTVAVLLLFLRSGRSTLVIGLAIPTSIIGTFLILSILGRSLNVISLAGLAFAVGMLVDNAVVVLENIYQHYQRGDRVFTAVVKGTREVWGAVLSSTLTTLAVFLPVVFVQEEAGQLFRDIALAISAAVGLSLVVSITVIPTAAAAILKERPSAPLASRVTGAGHDGATSNGRPKGARRRPVAAIGRALSWPVRRLVVAPLDALGRGFVSAVVALNAWLQRGVIRRVATVALLVGGAVAASWMLMPKVEYLPSGNRNLVIGILLPPPGYNLDQLVEMGEEIQESLRPYWDVEAGSAEAEALDYPVISDFFYVARGRQIFMGIRSADPLKSGDLVPLMRSIGSRIPGVIVVAKQSSLFEQGLTAGRTVEVEIIGPDLPKLVGLGGRVLGQVNQMIPNVQARPVPSLDLSSPEVHVIPKWEQAADLGMNSSNLGYIVDALVDGAYASDYYEGGDKIDLTLIGQEQFAARTQDLRSLAIATPTGQLVPLAAVADVRLNSGPEQINHRERQRAITIEVTPPPEMPLESAMDLIRNEIVRPLEDGGELDGLTRINLSGTADKLQQTWNSLKFNVFLALVITYLLMAALFESWLYPLVIILSVPLGAVGGLAGLQLLNLFVLQPLDVLTMLGFVILIGTVVNNPILIVHQALIHIREDGMPYDRAIAEAVRSRIRPIFMTTTTTVLGLLPLVLFPGAGSELYRGLGSVVLGGLIASTIFTIVLVPTLFSLALEARDGLARLLGNSVEADATSDESTKPEPVAVG; this is encoded by the coding sequence ATGAATCCCAATGAGGCGATCGGTCGGGCGGAGGGCAACCTGGTCGCCGCCTGTGTCCAGAACAAGGTGAAGGTGACCGTGGGGGTGCTCCTGGTGGCGCTCTTCGGCGGCATCGCCCTGGTGACGATGCCGACGCAGCTGACGCCCGAGGTCCAGGTGCCGACCATCAGCATCGAGACCCGGTGGCCCGGCGCCAGCCCCCAGGAGGTCGAGCGGCAGATCGTCCAGGAGCAGGAGGACCAGCTCAAGAGCGTCGAGGGGGTGCGGAAGATGTCCTCCGAGTCGTCCGACTCGATGGGGTCGATCAGCCTGGAGTTCCCCGTCGGGACGAACATGGAGGAGGCGCTGCTGAAGGTCAACACCCGGCTCCAGCAGGTGCCGGAGTACCCGATCGACGCCGACGAGCCGATCGTCAGCACCTCCAGCCTGGCCGACCGGCCCATCGCCTGGTTCATCCTCGGCGAGACGCCCCCCCCCGACGAGGTGATCCGCGCCTTCGCCGCCGAGCACCCCGGGCTGGCCGACGCCGTGGCCCCGGCCCTGCGCACCTCGCACATCGGCCTGAAGCTCCGACGGCTCCGCCTCGCGGCCGAGGAGCACCCGGAGATCGCCGGGATCCTGGACGAGCCGGTCGACGTGCCCAAGCTCCGCCGCTTCGCCGAGGACGTGATCGAGGCCCGTTTCGAGCGCGTGGCCGGCGTCTCGAACTCCAACGTCATGGGCGGCCGCGAGGTCGAGATGCAGGTGATCGTCGACCCCGAGCGCCTGGCCGCTCGGCAGTTGACGATCGCCGACGTGAGGGACGCCCTCCGCAACCAGAACGTCGACACCTCCGGCGGCGACTTCTGGGAGGGGAAGCGCCGCTACGTCGTCCGCACCCTGGGGCAGTTCCGCAGCCCGGAGCAGGTCGAGGCGGTCATCATCGCCCGGCGGGACGACCGGCCGGTCTACGTCCGGGACGTGGGGGCGGTCCAGATCGGCTACAAGAAGCCCGACGGCATGGTCCGCCGCTACGGCACCTCGGTCATCGCCGTCAACGCCCAGCGCGAGACGGGCGCCAACGTGCTCGACGTGATGGCCGGCCTCCGCGAGGCGACCGAGGAGCTGAACTCCGGCCCGCTGAAGTCCCGGGGCCTGGAGCTGATGCAGGTCTACGACGAGACGGACTACATCTACTCGGCCATCGGCCTGGTGCAGAGCAACATCGTCGTCGGCGGGCTGCTGACGGTCGCCGTGCTGCTGCTGTTCCTCCGGAGCGGGCGATCGACGCTGGTGATCGGCCTGGCGATCCCGACCTCGATCATCGGCACGTTCCTGATCCTGAGCATCCTGGGCCGTTCGCTGAACGTGATCAGCCTCGCCGGGCTGGCCTTCGCGGTGGGCATGCTGGTGGACAACGCGGTCGTCGTGCTGGAGAACATCTACCAGCACTACCAACGCGGCGACCGCGTGTTCACGGCCGTGGTGAAAGGGACGAGGGAGGTCTGGGGTGCGGTCCTGTCGTCGACCCTGACGACCCTGGCCGTGTTCCTGCCGGTGGTCTTCGTGCAGGAGGAGGCCGGGCAGCTGTTCCGGGACATCGCCCTGGCGATCAGCGCGGCGGTCGGCCTGTCGCTGGTCGTCTCGATCACGGTGATCCCGACGGCCGCGGCGGCGATCCTGAAGGAGCGGCCCTCGGCCCCGCTCGCCTCCCGGGTGACGGGCGCCGGCCACGACGGCGCGACGAGCAACGGCCGGCCGAAGGGGGCGCGACGCCGGCCGGTGGCGGCGATCGGCCGGGCCCTGTCCTGGCCGGTCCGACGGCTGGTCGTCGCCCCGCTCGACGCCCTCGGCCGCGGCTTCGTCTCCGCGGTGGTGGCGTTGAATGCGTGGCTCCAGCGCGGGGTGATCCGGCGGGTGGCGACGGTGGCCCTGCTCGTCGGCGGCGCCGTCGCGGCGAGCTGGATGCTGATGCCGAAGGTGGAATACCTGCCCTCGGGCAACCGCAACCTCGTCATCGGCATCCTGCTGCCGCCTCCGGGGTACAACCTGGACCAGCTCGTAGAGATGGGGGAGGAGATCCAGGAGTCGCTTCGGCCCTACTGGGACGTGGAGGCCGGCAGCGCCGAGGCCGAGGCGCTGGATTACCCCGTCATCAGCGACTTCTTCTACGTCGCCCGGGGCCGCCAGATCTTCATGGGCATCCGGTCGGCCGACCCGCTGAAGTCCGGCGACCTCGTCCCGCTGATGCGGAGCATCGGCTCGCGGATCCCCGGCGTGATCGTGGTGGCCAAGCAGTCGAGCCTCTTCGAGCAGGGGCTGACGGCCGGGCGGACGGTGGAGGTGGAGATCATCGGCCCGGACCTGCCCAAGCTCGTCGGGCTCGGCGGCCGGGTGCTGGGGCAGGTCAACCAGATGATCCCCAACGTCCAGGCCCGCCCGGTGCCGAGCCTGGACCTCTCCAGCCCCGAGGTGCACGTCATCCCCAAGTGGGAGCAGGCGGCGGACCTGGGCATGAACTCCTCGAACCTCGGCTACATCGTCGACGCCCTGGTCGACGGCGCCTATGCCAGCGACTACTACGAGGGGGGCGACAAGATCGACCTGACCCTGATCGGCCAGGAGCAGTTCGCCGCCCGCACCCAGGACCTCCGGTCGCTGGCCATCGCCACGCCCACCGGGCAGCTCGTCCCGCTGGCGGCGGTGGCCGACGTGCGGCTCAACTCCGGCCCCGAGCAGATCAACCACCGGGAACGGCAGCGGGCCATCACCATCGAGGTGACCCCGCCGCCGGAGATGCCGCTCGAATCGGCCATGGACCTGATCCGCAACGAGATCGTCCGGCCGCTGGAGGACGGCGGCGAGCTCGACGGCCTGACCCGGATCAACCTCTCCGGCACGGCCGACAAGCTCCAGCAGACCTGGAACTCGTTGAAGTTCAACGTGTTCCTGGCGCTGGTGATCACCTACTTGCTGATGGCCGCGCTGTTCGAGTCGTGGCTCTACCCGCTGGTGATCATCCTCAGCGTGCCGCTGGGGGCCGTGGGCGGCCTGGCGGGGTTGCAACTGCTGAACCTCTTCGTCCTGCAGCCGCTGGACGTGCTGACGATGCTCGGCTTCGTGATCCTGATCGGCACGGTGGTGAACAACCCGATCCTGATCGTCCACCAGGCCCTGATCCACATCCGCGAGGACGGCATGCCCTACGACCGGGCAATCGCCGAGGCCGTCCGCAGCCGGATCCGGCCGATCTTCATGACGACCACGACCACCGTGCTCGGCCTGCTGCCGCTGGTCCTCTTCCCCGGTGCCGGCAGCGAGCTGTACCGGGGCCTGGGCAGCGTGGTGCTCGGCGGCCTGATCGCCTCGACGATCTTCACGATCGTCCTGGTGCCCACCCTGTTCAGCCTGGCGCTGGAGGCCCGGGACGGCCTGGCCCGACTGCTCGGCAATTCCGTGGAGGCCGATGCGACCTCGGACGAATCCACGAAGCCGGAGCCGGTCGCCGTCGGCTGA
- a CDS encoding efflux RND transporter periplasmic adaptor subunit → MTSPGPPNRARRRLLIVASAAASAAMAVLADARPAAAQGAGPTPVASSTVVRSTVAEGRSFVGSVMPVRESTVGSTVEERVAEFLVDEGQRVEAGQPLVRLRTATLEIELAGAKAELEALRQEQAELENGTRPEEIDRGRAELARTAALRDYAQAARRRIEDLIRKRQASAQELDEAISNAEAAEQAFNAAQAALDLLIAGPRAEQVARARAKVAGQEEVVRRLEDRLAEHTITAPFAGYVAAEHTEVGQWLGRGDPVVDLVELDEVDVEVNVVEDDIRYIAVGTSARVEVSALPDEAFIGSVALVVPRADLRSRSFPVKVRLGNEDSPGGPVLKAGMIARVTLPVGREHQAMMVHKDALVLGGPSPTIYALDPSGDDREAGTVRPVPVTLGVASGSLIEISGPLQPGQRVIVQGNERLRPGQEVKVIRIIEAQPEPDAVAEAGRGR, encoded by the coding sequence ATGACATCCCCAGGCCCCCCGAATCGAGCCCGTCGACGACTCCTGATCGTGGCCTCGGCCGCCGCCTCGGCGGCGATGGCCGTGCTCGCCGACGCCCGGCCGGCGGCGGCCCAGGGGGCCGGCCCGACCCCGGTCGCCTCCTCGACGGTCGTCCGCAGCACCGTGGCCGAGGGCCGGAGCTTCGTCGGCTCGGTGATGCCGGTCCGGGAGAGCACCGTCGGCAGCACGGTCGAGGAGCGGGTGGCCGAGTTCCTGGTGGACGAGGGCCAGCGCGTCGAGGCCGGCCAGCCGCTGGTCAGGCTGCGGACCGCCACGCTGGAGATCGAGCTGGCCGGGGCGAAGGCCGAGCTGGAGGCGCTCCGCCAGGAGCAGGCCGAGCTGGAGAATGGCACCCGGCCCGAGGAGATTGACCGAGGCCGGGCCGAGCTGGCCCGCACCGCCGCACTCCGGGACTACGCCCAGGCCGCCCGCCGCCGGATCGAGGACCTGATCCGGAAGCGACAGGCCAGCGCCCAGGAGCTGGACGAGGCCATCTCCAACGCCGAGGCCGCCGAGCAGGCGTTCAACGCCGCCCAGGCGGCCCTGGACCTGCTCATCGCCGGCCCCCGGGCCGAGCAGGTCGCCCGGGCCCGGGCCAAGGTCGCGGGGCAGGAGGAGGTCGTCCGGCGGCTGGAGGATCGCCTGGCCGAGCACACCATTACCGCCCCCTTCGCCGGGTACGTCGCCGCCGAGCACACCGAGGTCGGCCAGTGGCTCGGCCGGGGGGATCCGGTGGTCGACCTGGTGGAGCTGGACGAGGTGGACGTGGAGGTCAACGTGGTGGAGGACGACATCCGGTACATCGCCGTCGGCACCTCGGCCCGGGTCGAGGTGTCGGCCCTGCCGGACGAGGCGTTCATCGGGTCGGTCGCCCTGGTCGTCCCCCGGGCCGACCTGCGGTCGAGGAGCTTCCCCGTCAAGGTCCGCCTGGGCAACGAGGATTCGCCCGGCGGGCCGGTGCTGAAGGCCGGCATGATCGCCCGGGTCACGCTGCCGGTCGGCCGGGAGCACCAGGCGATGATGGTCCACAAGGACGCCCTCGTCCTCGGCGGCCCCTCGCCGACGATCTACGCCCTGGACCCCTCGGGCGACGACCGCGAGGCCGGGACCGTCCGGCCGGTGCCGGTGACGCTCGGCGTGGCTTCCGGCTCGCTCATCGAGATCTCCGGCCCGCTCCAGCCCGGCCAGCGCGTGATCGTGCAGGGCAACGAGCGGCTCCGGCCGGGGCAGGAGGTCAAGGTCATCCGGATCATCGAGGCCCAGCCCGAGCCCGACGCGGTCGCGGAGGCCGGACGAGGAAGATGA
- a CDS encoding MarR family winged helix-turn-helix transcriptional regulator, whose translation MFRYDFEQSLIYRVCTASQAMEKALNEELAPLGITHRQWQVLGWLALEGGLSQAELAERMRVEPPTLAGIVERMERDGWLERAPCPEDRRKKRLTPTDRVGPVWEAIASAARRVRARAAEGFSEAELNWLLDALERIRSNVSSPPNHPAPAPTPAFAEDHRR comes from the coding sequence GTGTTCCGCTACGACTTCGAGCAGAGCCTGATCTACCGGGTCTGCACCGCCTCCCAGGCGATGGAGAAGGCCCTGAACGAGGAGCTGGCCCCGCTGGGGATCACCCACCGGCAATGGCAGGTCCTGGGCTGGCTGGCGCTGGAAGGGGGGCTGTCCCAGGCCGAGCTGGCCGAGCGGATGCGGGTCGAGCCCCCCACGCTGGCGGGGATCGTCGAGCGGATGGAGCGGGACGGCTGGCTGGAGCGTGCCCCCTGCCCGGAGGACCGCCGGAAGAAGCGGCTGACGCCGACCGATCGGGTGGGCCCGGTCTGGGAGGCGATCGCCTCGGCCGCCCGGAGGGTCCGGGCCCGGGCCGCCGAGGGATTCTCCGAGGCCGAGCTGAACTGGCTCCTCGACGCCCTGGAACGGATCCGGTCCAACGTCTCTTCTCCGCCGAATCACCCCGCGCCCGCCCCCACGCCGGCCTTCGCCGAGGACCACCGCCGATGA
- a CDS encoding Glu/Leu/Phe/Val family dehydrogenase, which translates to MHAFFEATNHYFQQAAAILGLSDNMRVLLETPERELRVEVAIELDSGQIGNFIGYRVQHDNARGPFKGGLRYHPTVDEDEARSLASLMTWKTAVVDIPFGGGKGGVNCDPNSLSRAEVERITRRFTQQIHDFIGPDKDIPAPDVGTDAQVMAWIANEYSKFHGHHPAVVTGKPVELHGSLGRESATGHGVAVVTREYLRLARDRPVDGITVAVQGFGNVGSFTARELADMGAKVVAVSDAYGAVCNPDGLDIPALQQHAAAHRKVVGFPGGQAATNEHLLTTEVDVLIPAALGGVFDAKLAAEVRAGAIVEAANSPTWPEADEVFQRRGIAVIPDILANAGGVIVSYFEWVQNLQHFRWSIEQVRAEQDRRHVESVAAVLDLARRQGVSLRTAAFVLGIQRVGRAKVLAGI; encoded by the coding sequence ATGCACGCCTTCTTCGAGGCCACGAACCACTACTTCCAGCAGGCGGCGGCGATCCTCGGCCTGTCCGACAACATGCGCGTCCTGCTGGAGACGCCCGAGCGGGAGCTGCGGGTCGAGGTGGCCATCGAGCTGGACTCCGGCCAGATCGGCAACTTCATCGGCTACCGGGTCCAGCACGACAACGCCCGGGGGCCCTTCAAGGGCGGCCTCCGCTACCACCCGACGGTCGACGAGGACGAGGCCCGGTCGCTGGCCAGCCTGATGACCTGGAAGACCGCCGTGGTCGACATCCCCTTCGGCGGCGGAAAGGGCGGGGTCAACTGCGACCCCAATTCCCTCTCCCGGGCCGAGGTGGAGCGGATCACCCGGCGGTTCACCCAGCAGATCCACGACTTCATCGGCCCCGACAAGGACATCCCCGCCCCCGACGTCGGCACCGACGCCCAGGTGATGGCCTGGATCGCCAACGAGTACTCCAAGTTCCACGGCCACCACCCGGCCGTGGTCACCGGCAAGCCGGTCGAGCTGCACGGCTCGCTCGGCCGCGAGAGCGCCACCGGCCACGGCGTGGCCGTCGTCACCCGGGAGTACCTCCGGCTGGCCCGGGACCGGCCGGTCGACGGGATCACGGTGGCCGTCCAGGGCTTCGGCAACGTCGGCAGCTTCACCGCCAGGGAGCTGGCCGACATGGGGGCGAAGGTGGTGGCCGTCTCCGACGCCTATGGCGCCGTCTGCAACCCCGACGGTCTGGACATCCCCGCCTTGCAGCAGCACGCCGCGGCCCACCGCAAGGTGGTCGGCTTCCCCGGCGGGCAGGCCGCCACCAACGAGCACCTGCTGACGACCGAGGTCGACGTGCTCATCCCCGCCGCGCTCGGAGGCGTCTTCGACGCGAAGCTCGCCGCCGAGGTCCGGGCCGGGGCCATCGTCGAGGCCGCCAACAGCCCCACCTGGCCCGAGGCCGACGAGGTCTTCCAGCGTCGGGGCATCGCCGTCATCCCCGACATCCTCGCCAACGCCGGCGGCGTGATCGTCAGCTACTTCGAGTGGGTCCAGAACCTCCAGCACTTCCGCTGGTCCATCGAGCAGGTCCGCGCCGAGCAGGACCGCCGCCACGTCGAGAGCGTCGCCGCCGTGCTCGACCTCGCCCGTCGCCAGGGGGTCTCCCTCCGCACGGCCGCCTTCGTGCTGGGCATCCAGCGCGTCGGCCGGGCCAAGGTCCTGGCCGGCATCTGA